The following proteins come from a genomic window of Gimesia chilikensis:
- a CDS encoding acyl-CoA desaturase has product MNSQQTLVPPPETDPLVPENTSAEMPESGRYATPDWANIGWVVAIHLGVLAAPFCFTWTGLFTCMFLGWLTGGIGICLGYHRLLTHGSFQTYPFMNRLIGLIGLLAGQGPPIQWVANHRKHHLHSDQPGDPHSPRDGRWWSHILWLVPFHSAEEIQATHQRFAPDLLKDPFMRLLQRTFLYWHLGLGALLYGIGYWAGGTELGLSLLVYGMFVRLFYVLHATWFVNSATHIWGYRNYETTDDSRNLWWVALMTYGEGWHNNHHKYQRMAKNGHKWWELDMTYGAILVLEKLGLAWKVVKTIPPNDKATAVKPPKFATQQQAVQAQVD; this is encoded by the coding sequence ATGAATTCCCAGCAGACACTCGTGCCCCCTCCGGAAACGGATCCTCTTGTTCCTGAAAACACGTCTGCTGAGATGCCTGAGTCGGGGCGATATGCAACACCAGACTGGGCGAATATCGGCTGGGTCGTCGCCATTCATCTGGGCGTCCTCGCAGCACCGTTCTGCTTCACCTGGACCGGTCTCTTCACCTGTATGTTCCTGGGCTGGCTTACCGGCGGCATCGGTATCTGCCTGGGCTATCATCGCCTGCTCACGCATGGCAGCTTCCAGACCTATCCGTTCATGAATCGGCTGATTGGATTGATCGGCTTGCTGGCAGGGCAGGGGCCTCCAATCCAGTGGGTTGCCAATCATCGTAAACATCACCTGCACAGCGACCAGCCCGGCGATCCGCATTCGCCCCGCGATGGTCGCTGGTGGAGCCACATCCTCTGGCTCGTTCCTTTTCACAGTGCAGAGGAAATTCAGGCAACCCATCAGCGGTTCGCCCCCGATCTGCTGAAAGACCCGTTCATGCGTCTGTTGCAGCGAACCTTCCTGTACTGGCACCTGGGTCTGGGCGCACTCCTCTACGGTATCGGCTACTGGGCCGGCGGTACAGAACTGGGCCTCAGCCTGCTCGTCTACGGCATGTTTGTGCGTCTGTTCTACGTCCTGCACGCAACCTGGTTCGTGAACTCCGCGACTCACATCTGGGGTTATCGCAACTATGAAACGACCGACGACAGCCGCAATCTCTGGTGGGTGGCTCTGATGACCTACGGCGAAGGCTGGCATAACAATCATCACAAATACCAGCGGATGGCCAAGAACGGCCACAAGTGGTGGGAACTCGACATGACCTACGGCGCAATTCTCGTGCTCGAAAAACTGGGCCTCGCCTGGAAGGTTGTCAAAACCATTCCCCCCAACGACAAAGCGACTGCCGTCAAACCACCCAAATTCGCAACACAACAGCAGGCAGTCCAGGCACAGGTCGACTGA
- a CDS encoding alpha/beta hydrolase encodes MPVFVTRVVLGIVFLGIVVCLIPDVEKKQEKEPARQLSSIPRSNIVPLPKDLKVIDDVVYHPGKKTRWRMNLVLPQQVETQPRPALVFVYAGGGSGGNNTTRHSRTGPLHYARKGYVCVSLYHRLSDDTPFAECLEDLKCAIRWMRAHADKYQIDPERIGAFGNANGGSMVCLVGLMKQSQQVDSSAPWHDKSSELNAICVTATPTDYLSWADGIEHLPRMIHLTWKNEDELKTEVAKISPITYVRADAPPMLVMHGVLDPFVDVSQADQFVAALKSVGARDVTYYRSDEAGHAVFLRDQTQTFPMMEDFFARTLGYPKGYKVAQR; translated from the coding sequence ATGCCGGTTTTCGTAACACGTGTCGTTTTGGGAATCGTTTTTCTGGGAATCGTTGTCTGCCTGATCCCGGACGTGGAAAAAAAGCAGGAGAAAGAACCGGCGCGCCAGCTGAGTTCCATTCCCCGTTCTAATATTGTGCCCCTGCCCAAAGACCTGAAAGTCATCGATGATGTTGTCTATCACCCCGGCAAAAAGACCCGCTGGCGGATGAACCTGGTTCTGCCTCAGCAGGTGGAAACTCAACCACGGCCGGCTCTGGTCTTCGTTTATGCCGGGGGTGGTTCAGGCGGAAACAACACGACTCGACACTCTCGGACAGGTCCCCTGCATTACGCCCGCAAAGGGTATGTCTGTGTCAGCCTCTATCATCGACTTTCGGATGACACCCCTTTTGCAGAATGCCTGGAAGATCTGAAGTGCGCCATTCGCTGGATGCGGGCACATGCGGACAAATACCAGATTGATCCGGAACGAATTGGTGCCTTTGGAAATGCGAACGGCGGTTCCATGGTCTGCCTGGTCGGATTGATGAAACAGAGTCAGCAGGTTGATTCAAGTGCCCCCTGGCATGACAAGTCCAGCGAACTGAATGCGATCTGCGTGACCGCGACGCCGACAGACTACCTGAGCTGGGCAGATGGCATCGAGCATCTCCCGCGGATGATCCATTTGACATGGAAGAACGAAGACGAATTGAAAACGGAAGTCGCGAAAATCTCGCCGATCACTTACGTCCGTGCGGACGCCCCGCCGATGCTGGTGATGCATGGCGTACTGGATCCCTTCGTGGATGTAAGCCAGGCAGACCAGTTCGTGGCTGCGTTGAAATCTGTCGGTGCCCGGGATGTGACTTACTATCGTAGCGACGAAGCCGGCCACGCGGTCTTCTTAAGAGACCAGACCCAGACGTTCCCGATGATGGAAGACTTTTTCGCCCGGACCCTGGGCTATCCCAAGGGTTACAAAGTGGCCCAGAGATAA
- a CDS encoding acyl-CoA thioesterase: protein MSNSHEIEIRVRYNETDAMGFLHHGNYFTYFEMGRTELFRSQGGNYREMEEKGYLLVVAKIECKYRLPARYDDVLTLRTPLEKVTGAKLVHKYELFRDGQSVAVAQSVIACVDREGNIQRMPAAMEQLGTE, encoded by the coding sequence ATGTCTAACTCGCATGAGATCGAAATCCGGGTCCGTTATAACGAAACGGACGCCATGGGATTTCTGCATCATGGTAACTACTTCACGTACTTCGAAATGGGCCGCACCGAGCTCTTCCGTTCCCAGGGTGGTAACTACCGCGAGATGGAAGAGAAAGGCTACCTTCTGGTAGTCGCTAAAATCGAATGCAAATACCGGCTGCCGGCCCGCTACGATGATGTGCTGACGCTGCGAACGCCCCTGGAAAAAGTGACCGGGGCCAAACTGGTACACAAGTACGAGCTGTTTCGCGATGGTCAAAGCGTGGCGGTGGCCCAATCGGTGATTGCGTGCGTGGACCGGGAAGGCAATATCCAGCGGATGCCCGCGGCGATGGAGCAGTTGGGGACGGAGTGA
- the proB gene encoding glutamate 5-kinase: MSLTRREVIDSAETLVIKIGTNVLSCPDDTLDPARIETLAEQIHRVKTTGRKVVVVSSGAIGAGMGLLGLKERPRDLGHLQASAAVGQAHLIRRYDRYLRKHGYHAAQLLVTANDFKNRTRYLNVRNTIHTLFEYGAVPIVNENDTVSIQEIKFGDNDHLAAMVTSLVKKPLLVILSVVDGLYNGDPKSPESTRISSVQDWTPELLALATDDSSSRGTGGMKSKLQAVRSATAVGENVIIANGTQEGILDRILQGEDVGTLFHAQGASVSAWKRWIGYTIRPKGRFHLDEGATRAIREGGKSLLAIGIRSIDGTFESGEAVTLISPSGEEFARGLTNYNSGDLAKIIMHRSDQIASILGSVPYSEVIHRDNLAVLENHPAV, encoded by the coding sequence GTGAGTCTAACCCGTCGCGAAGTCATCGACTCAGCGGAAACGCTGGTGATTAAAATTGGAACAAACGTTCTCTCCTGCCCGGACGATACACTCGACCCCGCACGGATCGAAACGCTGGCAGAACAGATTCACCGTGTCAAAACGACCGGCCGCAAAGTCGTCGTCGTTTCCAGTGGTGCCATCGGTGCCGGCATGGGATTGCTGGGACTCAAAGAACGCCCCCGCGATCTGGGGCACCTGCAGGCCTCCGCCGCTGTCGGACAGGCACACCTCATCCGTCGCTATGACCGCTACTTACGCAAACACGGCTATCACGCCGCCCAGCTCCTGGTCACCGCCAATGATTTCAAAAACCGGACCCGCTATCTCAATGTACGTAACACCATCCATACGTTGTTTGAGTATGGTGCCGTCCCGATTGTGAATGAAAACGACACTGTCAGCATCCAGGAAATCAAGTTTGGCGATAACGATCACCTGGCCGCCATGGTCACCAGCCTGGTCAAAAAGCCGCTACTGGTGATCCTGTCTGTCGTCGACGGTCTTTATAATGGCGATCCGAAATCTCCTGAAAGCACCCGCATCTCTTCGGTGCAGGACTGGACACCCGAATTACTCGCGCTGGCAACCGACGACAGCAGCTCGCGGGGAACCGGGGGCATGAAATCAAAACTGCAGGCCGTCCGCTCGGCGACCGCCGTCGGTGAAAATGTCATTATCGCCAACGGGACTCAGGAGGGGATTCTGGACCGCATCCTGCAGGGCGAAGATGTCGGCACGCTGTTTCACGCCCAGGGAGCCTCGGTTTCTGCCTGGAAACGCTGGATCGGTTACACCATCCGTCCCAAGGGGCGCTTTCATCTTGATGAAGGTGCCACCCGCGCCATTCGCGAAGGGGGCAAGTCGCTCCTGGCGATCGGCATCCGCTCGATTGATGGCACCTTTGAGAGCGGCGAAGCAGTCACCCTTATCAGTCCCAGCGGAGAAGAATTTGCCCGGGGTCTGACCAATTACAATTCCGGCGATCTGGCAAAAATCATTATGCACCGTTCCGATCAGATCGCTTCCATCCTGGGATCCGTTCCCTATTCGGAAGTGATTCACCGCGACAACCTGGCCGTCCTGGAAAATCATCCTGCAGTCTAG
- a CDS encoding amidophosphoribosyltransferase has translation MSELYHECGIAAVYHLPNRDPSPLTPLGDPEKTSQLISRLLLDIQNRGQLAAGMTTFNPGRNQLIDTHKDVGTVTEVFQLNHQQTFNSLMKKYEGPAAIGHVRYATCGKDDRSYAQPFERHHIQKSKWFAFGFNGQLANYQELCKEILTESDFHLARETDTEILMHLISQELSKESPADLFDMLTTLSKRLDGAYNIVFLDALGNMFVSRDPVGLRPLCYAFDGSLFAAASESVALANMGFEAEQIKSLPPGCAIVIQDGELTIREYSKPTQKAHCFFEWIYFANVCSTLDDQSVYITRKRLGEELAEQETVPIDEDTIVVPVPDTAKAAADSMAYTLRVPCLEGLIRNRYIGRTFIEGANRKDKVRAKYTPLPEVLEGKRVLLVEDTIVRSTTMKALISQLKERGRAKEVHVRVACPPIIAPCFYGIDMSTINELFAPKFLNGGEMSPEVEEAMAEAIGADTLKYLPKASIARAVGLPGSSLCQACIDTTYPTESGRQLYQIAVENSLNDNGEEAHRTYDVTLSSSPVRS, from the coding sequence ATGTCGGAACTATACCACGAATGTGGAATTGCAGCCGTCTACCATCTTCCCAACCGAGATCCCAGTCCTCTGACTCCCCTGGGCGACCCTGAAAAGACATCGCAACTTATCTCCCGGTTACTGCTGGATATTCAGAATCGCGGCCAGCTGGCTGCGGGAATGACCACGTTTAACCCTGGCCGGAATCAGTTGATCGATACTCACAAAGATGTGGGAACCGTCACCGAGGTGTTCCAGCTGAATCATCAGCAGACCTTCAACAGCCTGATGAAGAAGTATGAGGGCCCCGCGGCGATTGGCCACGTGCGGTATGCGACCTGTGGGAAAGATGACCGCAGCTACGCACAGCCGTTCGAACGCCATCATATCCAGAAATCCAAATGGTTCGCCTTTGGTTTTAATGGTCAGTTGGCCAACTACCAGGAACTCTGCAAGGAAATCCTGACCGAGTCCGACTTCCATCTGGCCCGGGAAACCGATACCGAAATTCTGATGCACCTGATTTCGCAGGAGCTTTCCAAAGAGAGCCCCGCCGATCTGTTCGACATGCTGACCACGCTCAGCAAACGTCTGGACGGTGCTTACAATATTGTCTTCCTGGATGCGTTGGGGAATATGTTCGTTTCCCGCGATCCGGTGGGACTGCGTCCGTTATGCTATGCCTTTGATGGTTCTCTGTTCGCAGCTGCCTCTGAAAGTGTGGCGCTGGCCAACATGGGCTTCGAAGCCGAGCAGATCAAGAGTCTGCCCCCCGGATGTGCGATTGTGATTCAGGATGGCGAACTGACAATCCGCGAATATTCGAAGCCAACACAGAAGGCACACTGCTTCTTCGAATGGATCTACTTCGCGAATGTCTGCAGTACCCTGGACGACCAGAGTGTGTATATCACCCGTAAACGCCTGGGTGAAGAACTGGCCGAGCAGGAAACCGTGCCCATTGATGAAGATACCATCGTCGTACCTGTGCCTGACACCGCGAAAGCAGCCGCCGACAGTATGGCGTATACCCTGCGAGTGCCCTGTCTGGAAGGCTTGATCCGTAACCGTTACATCGGGCGAACCTTTATCGAAGGGGCCAACCGTAAAGACAAAGTACGGGCAAAATACACGCCGCTGCCGGAAGTTCTGGAAGGGAAGCGGGTGCTGCTGGTGGAAGACACCATCGTCCGCTCAACCACGATGAAGGCATTGATCAGCCAGTTGAAGGAACGGGGTCGAGCTAAGGAAGTACACGTCCGCGTGGCCTGTCCGCCGATCATTGCTCCCTGTTTTTACGGCATCGACATGTCGACGATCAACGAGTTGTTCGCCCCCAAATTCCTGAACGGTGGCGAAATGAGCCCCGAAGTGGAAGAAGCGATGGCCGAGGCGATTGGCGCTGATACGCTGAAGTATCTGCCCAAGGCTTCGATCGCGCGTGCCGTAGGTCTGCCCGGCAGTTCTCTCTGCCAGGCCTGTATCGATACGACTTACCCGACCGAATCGGGTCGTCAGCTGTATCAGATCGCTGTGGAGAATTCGCTGAACGATAATGGCGAAGAAGCACACCGGACCTACGATGTGACTCTCTCCAGCAGTCCGGTTCGCTCCTGA